In Pyrus communis chromosome 1, drPyrComm1.1, whole genome shotgun sequence, the following are encoded in one genomic region:
- the LOC137743658 gene encoding zinc finger protein ZAT10-like, with amino-acid sequence MALQALNSPTAAGPSPFPFENEASSLGYAEPWTKRKRSKRPRLDTPHSEEEYLAICLIMLARGNRGGDLASTTATAATDTKETNSAASHQIITQSPSMEPSTSAAPPVKLSYKCSVCDKVFSSYQALGGHKASHRKGSAAGSAIEGPSTSSTTTTSAAAATATASGRSHECSICHKSFPTGQALGGHKRCHYDGGAAGSTATTTATTSVITSSEGVGSTSHAVSHGHPRETFDLNLPALPEFSRDFFVSGEDEVESPHPTKKPRLLLMMKPKIEISQDQQN; translated from the coding sequence ATGGCTCTGCAAGCTCTCAACTCGCCAACAGCCGCCGGACCCTCTCCTTTCCCATTTGAGAACGAGGCCTCCAGCCTCGGCTATGCCGAGCCGTGGACCAAACGCAAGCGTTCCAAGCGTCCACGCCTCGACACCCCTCACTCCGAGGAGGAGTATCTTGCCATCTGCCTCATCATGCTTGCCCGCGGAAACAGAGGTGGAGACCTCGCCTCTACTACCGCCACCGCCGCCACAGACACTAAAGAAACAAACTCCGCCGCCTCACACCAGATCATCACTCAATCCCCTTCTATGGAGCCCTCCACGTCAGCAGCGCCGCCGGTTAAGCTGAGCTACAAGTGCTCTGTTTGCGACAAGGTCTTCTCTTCTTACCAGGCGCTCGGAGGCCACAAGGCCAGCCACCGGAAAGGCTCTGCAGCCGGATCGGCCATCGAAGGCCCGTCCACGTCATCAACCACAACAACCTCTGCCGCCGCCGCCACTGCCACAGCTTCCGGTAGGTCCCACGAGTGCTCCATCTGCCACAAGTCTTTCCCCACCGGTCAAGCCTTGGGCGGCCACAAGCGCTGCCACTACGATGGCGGCGCCGCCGGATCCACAGCCACCACCACCGCTACCACGAGCGTTATAACTTCCTCTGAGGGAGTCGGGTCAACTTCTCACGCGGTCAGCCACGGCCACCCGCGAGAGACGTTTGACCTGAACCTGCCGGCGTTGCCCGAGTTCTCCCGCGACTTCTTCGTCTCCGGCGAGGACGAAGTGGAGAGCCCCCACCCGACGAAGAAGCCCAGGCTTCTACTGATGATGAAGCCCAAAATCGAGATTTCACAGGACCAACAAAATTAG